A genomic window from Halogeometricum borinquense DSM 11551 includes:
- a CDS encoding FUN14 domain-containing protein: MPDPLQLSLDPTSLGLEFGSGAVIGGIIGFAAKKIAKIIAVIIGLELALFKFLESRGILAVDWEKLTNGFMKSTEAATSGAPPSWISTILSTLSISAGFSGGFLVGFKKG; the protein is encoded by the coding sequence ATGCCCGACCCGTTACAGCTGTCGCTTGATCCCACCTCGCTCGGATTGGAGTTCGGGAGTGGTGCGGTCATCGGCGGCATTATCGGTTTTGCGGCGAAGAAAATCGCCAAGATAATCGCCGTCATCATCGGCTTAGAGCTCGCACTGTTCAAATTCCTCGAATCGCGCGGCATACTGGCCGTAGACTGGGAGAAACTCACTAACGGCTTCATGAAGAGTACCGAAGCGGCCACGTCCGGAGCGCCGCCGAGTTGGATTTCGACGATCCTCTCGACGCTCTCTATCTCCGCTGGTTTCTCCGGCGGGTTCCTCGTCGGCTTCAAGAAGGGATAA
- a CDS encoding ribosome assembly factor SBDS: MISLDEAVTARLESHGERFEVLIDPDAALAIKRGEFEGDLEEVIAAEDVFEDASRGDRPAENDLETVFETTDPMEIIPEVVKRGEIQITAEQRREMQEQKRKQLINTIARNAVNPQMDNAPHPPERIERALEEAGFKVDPMEKVESQVDEALDALRPVIPIRFDEVTVAVQIPADYAGKTQAQVREYGDLEREEWQNDGSWVGVVTFPAGLQNDFYDMVNEYTSGEAETRIVKDKDELSTR, encoded by the coding sequence ATGATTTCACTCGACGAAGCGGTGACCGCTCGACTCGAATCCCACGGTGAACGCTTCGAGGTACTTATCGATCCGGATGCGGCACTCGCTATCAAACGCGGCGAGTTCGAAGGCGACTTAGAGGAGGTTATCGCCGCCGAAGACGTGTTCGAGGACGCCTCTCGCGGCGACCGACCCGCCGAAAACGACCTCGAAACAGTGTTCGAGACGACAGATCCGATGGAGATTATTCCGGAGGTCGTCAAGCGCGGAGAGATTCAGATAACCGCCGAGCAGCGCCGCGAGATGCAAGAACAGAAGCGGAAACAACTCATCAACACCATCGCTCGAAACGCGGTCAACCCGCAGATGGACAACGCCCCACACCCGCCGGAACGCATCGAGCGCGCCCTCGAAGAGGCGGGGTTCAAGGTTGACCCGATGGAGAAGGTCGAATCGCAGGTTGACGAGGCCCTTGATGCACTCCGTCCCGTGATCCCCATCCGGTTCGACGAGGTGACCGTTGCGGTCCAAATTCCCGCAGATTATGCAGGAAAAACGCAGGCACAAGTCCGCGAGTACGGCGACTTAGAACGCGAGGAGTGGCAGAACGACGGCTCGTGGGTCGGCGTCGTTACGTTCCCGGCGGGACTGCAAAACGACTTCTACGACATGGTCAACGAGTACACGTCCGGCGAGGCCGAGACGCGTATCGTGAAAGACAAAGACGAACTGAGTACGCGGTAG
- the trxA gene encoding thioredoxin: protein MSTPESRGTPVHVESQDHLEELVAGENVVLVDFYADWCGPCKMLEPTVDEIAAETDALVLKVDIDELQELARDQGIRSVPTLQFYADGEQAKQVIGVQDKDDLVEVVEQLSS, encoded by the coding sequence ATGAGTACGCCCGAGAGTAGAGGAACGCCCGTCCACGTCGAAAGCCAAGATCATCTCGAAGAACTTGTCGCAGGCGAGAACGTCGTGTTAGTGGACTTCTATGCAGATTGGTGTGGGCCGTGCAAGATGCTCGAACCAACCGTCGATGAGATTGCCGCTGAGACGGACGCGCTCGTACTGAAAGTAGACATCGATGAACTACAGGAACTCGCCCGCGATCAAGGGATTCGCTCAGTGCCGACGCTGCAGTTCTACGCTGACGGCGAACAGGCAAAGCAAGTGATCGGCGTGCAGGATAAAGACGACCTCGTGGAAGTCGTCGAACAGCTTTCGAGCTAA
- a CDS encoding 2,5-diamino-6-(ribosylamino)-4(3H)-pyrimidinone 5'-phosphate reductase — MHVVVNAATSADGKLSTRRREQIKISGADDFARVDRVRADSDAVLVGVGTVLADDPHLTVDDADYRDERQSDGREPHPARVVADSRARTPTDARILDDAATTYVLVSESAPADRVSALEKTGGTVVTAGDTRVSFPEAFAELEARGIDRLMVEGGGEVIFSLFEDELVDELSVYVGSVVLGGRDAPTLADGDGFVESFPTLDLRDVERIDDGVLLTYDVV, encoded by the coding sequence ATGCACGTCGTCGTCAACGCGGCCACCAGTGCAGACGGAAAGCTCTCGACGCGACGGCGCGAACAGATAAAAATCAGCGGTGCGGACGACTTCGCCCGCGTAGACCGCGTTCGCGCCGACAGCGACGCCGTTCTCGTCGGCGTTGGTACCGTCCTCGCAGACGACCCGCATCTGACCGTAGACGACGCCGACTACCGAGACGAGCGGCAGAGTGACGGTCGGGAACCGCATCCGGCCCGCGTCGTGGCCGACTCGCGTGCTCGGACGCCGACCGACGCTCGCATCCTCGACGACGCCGCGACGACGTACGTTCTCGTGAGTGAATCAGCGCCCGCAGATCGAGTGTCAGCACTCGAAAAGACCGGCGGGACGGTCGTCACCGCCGGCGACACACGCGTCTCCTTCCCCGAGGCGTTCGCGGAACTCGAAGCCCGCGGGATCGACCGACTGATGGTCGAAGGCGGCGGAGAGGTCATCTTCTCGCTGTTCGAGGACGAACTCGTAGACGAACTCTCCGTGTACGTCGGGTCGGTCGTTCTCGGCGGCCGCGACGCGCCAACGCTGGCGGACGGCGACGGATTTGTCGAGTCGTTCCCGACGTTGGACCTCCGCGACGTCGAGCGAATCGACGACGGCGTTCTGCTCACCTACGACGTTGTCTGA
- a CDS encoding glycosyltransferase family 4 protein, which produces MLGWGFPPNVSGGLDTHVGEMFDGLRARGVDIDLVLPAEYAPDEREGIYGVPTGEGDIITRIGRLSSAFAERAEDADIVHTHDWFGYGPGSRAKSNADVEWVTTFHSLSSDRNLDPPKREVETERRIVERCDHLLAVSELTARRVKEQYGGSPEVIYNGFSKCETTGRDLKAELDIDGNMLFFVGRHTDQKGISHLVYAMEKLCRDDVTLVVGGSGHLTEQLKKFADLLDVEDQIEWVGYVPEEALGDYYASADLFISPSLSEPFGITITEALSAGTRVVATESGVSEVLPEDCVIEVDPSSDSIADGIDYGLSLEGPPEYDPVTWEDVVDDTIEFYERIADE; this is translated from the coding sequence ATGCTGGGGTGGGGATTCCCGCCGAACGTGAGCGGGGGTCTCGACACCCACGTCGGGGAGATGTTTGACGGACTCAGAGCGCGCGGCGTAGACATCGACCTCGTCCTTCCGGCGGAGTACGCGCCGGACGAAAGAGAGGGTATCTACGGTGTCCCGACGGGGGAAGGAGACATCATCACCCGCATCGGCCGCCTCAGTTCGGCGTTTGCCGAACGCGCCGAGGACGCCGACATCGTCCACACGCACGACTGGTTCGGCTACGGACCGGGGTCGCGGGCGAAATCGAACGCGGACGTAGAGTGGGTGACGACGTTCCACTCGCTGTCCTCGGACCGTAACCTCGACCCACCGAAACGAGAAGTCGAAACCGAGCGCCGAATCGTCGAACGGTGTGACCACCTTCTCGCGGTGAGCGAACTCACGGCGAGGCGGGTCAAAGAGCAGTACGGCGGCAGTCCGGAAGTCATCTACAACGGGTTCTCGAAGTGCGAAACGACGGGGCGAGATCTGAAAGCGGAACTCGATATCGACGGCAACATGCTGTTTTTCGTCGGCCGCCACACCGACCAGAAGGGCATCTCTCACCTCGTCTACGCGATGGAGAAACTCTGCCGGGACGACGTGACACTCGTCGTCGGCGGGTCGGGCCACCTCACAGAGCAGTTGAAGAAGTTCGCTGACCTGTTAGATGTCGAAGACCAAATCGAATGGGTCGGCTACGTCCCCGAGGAGGCGCTCGGCGACTACTACGCCTCGGCAGATTTGTTTATCTCACCTTCCCTCTCGGAACCGTTCGGCATCACCATCACCGAAGCGCTCTCGGCGGGCACGCGCGTCGTCGCCACGGAGAGCGGCGTCAGCGAAGTCCTTCCCGAAGACTGCGTCATCGAAGTCGATCCGTCGTCGGACTCCATCGCCGACGGCATCGACTACGGACTCTCGCTTGAGGGGCCTCCGGAGTACGACCCTGTGACGTGGGAGGACGTGGTGGACGACACAATCGAGTTCTACGAGCGAATCGCGGACGAGTAG
- a CDS encoding universal stress protein yields the protein MFTVLLPIDGNEEHGAAQADAVAVLPNAVETVEVTLLYVFDDEDRAEVTAPKQINGGRAAHNRLMDAGVSVEEMSRVGDPAAEILAAAAEVDADYIVLGGRKRSPLGSLLFGSVSQAVILDADRPVTITGGKAERQSG from the coding sequence ATGTTCACCGTGCTACTGCCGATTGACGGGAACGAAGAACACGGTGCCGCTCAGGCCGACGCAGTCGCTGTGTTGCCGAACGCGGTGGAGACGGTCGAAGTGACATTGCTGTACGTGTTCGACGACGAGGACCGCGCTGAGGTCACCGCACCCAAACAGATCAACGGCGGACGTGCCGCGCACAACCGACTCATGGACGCAGGCGTGAGTGTCGAGGAGATGTCGCGCGTTGGCGACCCCGCGGCCGAGATTCTCGCGGCGGCAGCAGAGGTAGATGCCGACTACATCGTTCTTGGCGGTCGCAAACGATCACCGCTGGGATCGCTGCTCTTCGGCAGTGTCTCACAAGCGGTTATCTTGGATGCCGACCGGCCGGTCACGATTACGGGAGGGAAGGCGGAGCGTCAATCCGGCTAA
- a CDS encoding DUF7510 family protein has product MSEADTGTADEQVTFSLSIEDGETVITMRGDRDTAVVVESESGERIYLPPEDFERGARQQNNSPYQSARQDSPYQPAREDSSYQSPRDDSPYQAARQSLPREGLVPTTDGYRIRHPEPATDVRLLR; this is encoded by the coding sequence ATGAGCGAGGCGGACACCGGAACGGCGGACGAACAGGTCACCTTCTCGTTGAGTATCGAAGACGGTGAGACGGTCATCACGATGCGCGGTGACCGAGACACCGCCGTCGTCGTCGAATCCGAATCGGGTGAACGGATCTACCTGCCGCCCGAAGACTTCGAACGCGGCGCTCGCCAACAGAACAACAGTCCGTACCAATCGGCCCGACAGGACAGCCCCTACCAACCCGCCCGCGAGGACAGTTCGTACCAGTCTCCCCGCGACGACTCGCCGTATCAAGCGGCCCGGCAGAGTCTCCCCCGTGAGGGATTGGTACCGACTACGGATGGCTACCGGATTCGCCACCCCGAACCGGCGACGGACGTTCGATTGCTCCGTTAG
- a CDS encoding Single-stranded DNA binding protein has protein sequence MNVDEHAEELASTLGVDKSEVKSDLEDLLSYSVPIDEAKQSIRRKHGGDSGESTAPTAKGVSDITPEDGNVTVTVKVLTVGRRSIRYQGEEQTIREGEFADATGKISYTSWEDFGFEPGDSVTIGNANVREWEGEPELNLGQSSTVAVETTPVETPYEAGGDTDLVDLRAGDRGRNVEVQILESEERVISGREGDTTIRSGVVADETGRLPFTDWGARPELREGETFRFEDVYVREFRGVPQVNLSEFTTVTPLARDVPVNDEAPRMRIGEAVASGGMFDVEVVGNLLEVRDGSGLIERCPDCGRVLQNGQCRTHGDVDGEDDMRVKAILDDGSGTVTAVLGRELTEQLYGGTMAEAMEAAREAMDKEVVADEIRRQVVGREFRVRGNLSVDDYGANLEATEFAESEDDPTERATALLGEVTA, from the coding sequence ATGAACGTGGACGAACACGCCGAGGAACTCGCCTCCACCCTCGGAGTTGACAAATCGGAGGTCAAATCTGACCTAGAGGACCTGTTGTCGTACAGCGTCCCGATAGACGAAGCGAAACAGAGTATCCGCCGGAAACACGGGGGCGATTCCGGTGAGAGTACTGCACCGACTGCTAAGGGCGTTTCCGACATTACTCCCGAAGACGGCAACGTGACCGTCACGGTGAAGGTGCTGACCGTTGGGCGACGCTCGATCCGCTATCAGGGCGAAGAACAGACCATCCGCGAGGGCGAGTTCGCGGACGCGACGGGGAAGATTTCCTACACCTCGTGGGAGGACTTCGGGTTCGAGCCTGGTGACTCGGTGACCATCGGCAACGCCAACGTCCGCGAATGGGAGGGTGAACCCGAACTGAACCTCGGGCAGAGTTCGACTGTCGCTGTCGAGACGACACCCGTCGAGACGCCGTACGAGGCAGGCGGTGACACGGATCTGGTGGACCTGCGCGCGGGAGACCGCGGCCGCAACGTCGAGGTACAGATACTCGAATCCGAAGAGCGAGTCATCTCAGGGCGCGAGGGCGACACCACCATTCGGTCGGGCGTTGTCGCCGACGAGACCGGGCGTCTGCCCTTCACCGACTGGGGTGCGCGGCCGGAACTCCGCGAGGGCGAGACGTTCCGTTTCGAGGACGTGTACGTCCGCGAGTTCCGCGGCGTCCCGCAGGTGAACCTCTCTGAGTTCACGACGGTGACGCCGCTGGCGCGCGACGTCCCGGTGAACGACGAAGCCCCGCGGATGCGCATCGGTGAAGCCGTCGCTTCCGGCGGGATGTTCGACGTGGAAGTCGTCGGCAATCTGCTGGAAGTACGCGACGGTTCGGGGCTCATCGAACGCTGTCCCGACTGCGGGCGCGTCCTTCAGAACGGACAGTGTCGCACCCACGGTGACGTTGACGGCGAGGACGACATGCGCGTAAAGGCGATTCTGGACGACGGGAGCGGTACCGTGACGGCAGTCCTCGGACGCGAGCTGACCGAGCAACTGTACGGCGGGACGATGGCCGAAGCAATGGAGGCCGCCCGCGAGGCGATGGACAAGGAAGTCGTCGCCGACGAAATCAGAAGACAGGTCGTTGGCCGGGAGTTCCGCGTCCGCGGCAATCTCTCGGTTGACGATTACGGCGCGAACCTCGAAGCGACGGAGTTCGCGGAGTCAGAAGACGACCCGACAGAGCGTGCAACGGCTCTTCTCGGGGAGGTGACAGCATGA
- a CDS encoding metallophosphoesterase, which yields MARRGDGPIVEPVPGDPAAVAHLGPNAGDETALVVADYHAGIEAGLRYERGVELDSDADVRLARLLRLLDETNPDRLVVLGDLGHRIGAPKGDEADELETFVERTVARVPITLVRGNHDGGIAEAFGDRIDVTDGSGIRLGRVGFVHGHTWPSCEVVESEVVCAAHEHPAVRLADSVGGSRKERAWLRGPMNPDPFAEALGLDVVELAWQSPELVVFPAFNDRSGGTWVNVEGQEFLSPFLPDGVFDADAYLLDGTRLGPYRSV from the coding sequence ATGGCACGGCGTGGCGACGGACCGATAGTCGAACCCGTTCCGGGCGACCCGGCGGCCGTCGCGCACCTCGGCCCGAACGCGGGCGACGAGACGGCGCTCGTCGTCGCCGATTACCACGCTGGAATCGAGGCGGGCCTGCGCTACGAACGCGGCGTCGAACTCGACAGCGACGCCGACGTGCGACTCGCGCGCCTGCTGCGCCTGTTAGACGAGACCAACCCGGATCGGCTGGTCGTCCTCGGCGACTTAGGCCACCGCATCGGCGCTCCGAAAGGAGACGAAGCCGACGAGTTAGAGACGTTCGTCGAGCGAACTGTCGCCCGGGTCCCGATAACGCTGGTTCGCGGCAACCACGACGGCGGCATCGCCGAGGCGTTCGGTGATCGAATCGACGTGACCGACGGGTCCGGTATCCGACTCGGGCGCGTTGGATTCGTCCACGGCCACACGTGGCCCTCCTGCGAGGTGGTCGAGAGCGAAGTCGTCTGCGCGGCGCACGAACACCCGGCGGTCCGTCTCGCGGACAGTGTCGGCGGCAGCCGGAAGGAACGCGCGTGGCTTCGCGGCCCGATGAATCCCGACCCGTTCGCGGAGGCGTTGGGACTGGATGTCGTCGAACTGGCGTGGCAGTCTCCCGAACTCGTCGTCTTTCCGGCGTTCAACGACCGCTCCGGCGGGACGTGGGTGAACGTCGAGGGACAGGAGTTCCTCTCACCGTTTCTCCCCGACGGCGTGTTCGACGCCGACGCATACCTCCTCGACGGGACGCGACTCGGCCCGTATCGGTCGGTGTAG
- a CDS encoding DEAD/DEAH box helicase — protein MADGTAAQGMDAFTALGDTVRAALSERGFTTPTEPQRRAIPPLAAGKNALVIAPTGTGKTETAMLPVLDSIVESPDEDRAGLSALYVTPLRALNRDMRERLDWWGEELDIEVDVRHGDTTQYQRQKQANDPPDVLVTTPETLQAMLTGEKLRTALSDVRHVVVDEVHELASAKRGAQLTVGLERLRALAGPFQRIGLSATVGSPEEVGKFLTGDRSFEIVEVDAGSKVAFTVVHPDVTREDQTLAGQLASEDEMASHVRAIRDIVRDHESTLVFVNTRQTAEALGSRFKRLNEPIAVHHGSLSKDVRIDVEDRFKTGELDGLICTSSMELGIDVGRVDHVVQYGSPREVSRLLQRVGRAGHRRDQTSRGTIVTSSADDTHEALAIARKAEAGEVEPARIHHASLDTVANQIVGVVMDYGEVSARKTYELVTSAYPFCDLEAATFREIVRELSGNRLLWLDEEKDVLEKSSGTWQYFYANLSMIPDEETYDVYDMSSRGQIGTLDERFVVNFAEPGASFIQRGEMWRINDIDDEEGEVHVTPIEDPSGEVPSWTGSEIPVPAHVAGEVGEIRETAARQFELGGERDAVARDFRGRYPTDERTVSKSLKPTERQVDAELPVPTADRLVIEGQGRKVTLNSPYGHRVNETLGRMLAALVGQRTGSSIGIETDAYRVTFEVPPNASVHDFTEVLETTDPDHVEGVLELALKHSESLKFTLAQVAAKFGALKRYQGNKRFGGDRLLAALEDTPIYDEAVREVFHVDLAVPETTELLRKIQDGEVALETARERTPIGIDGRSSGRELLVPENADASVIQAIKERIQNDRVILQCLHCTDWKTTRKVRRVRDQPECPECGATRVACLNPWDDETVTAVRANDPDDEQRRLKKRAYKSASLVQSHGRKAVVALAARGVGPQNAARIIGKLREDEDDFYRDILEQERQYARTQSFWD, from the coding sequence ATGGCAGACGGGACTGCCGCGCAGGGAATGGACGCGTTCACCGCCCTCGGCGACACGGTTCGCGCGGCGCTCTCAGAGCGTGGTTTCACGACACCCACGGAGCCACAGCGACGCGCGATTCCACCCCTCGCCGCTGGGAAGAACGCTCTCGTCATCGCACCGACGGGGACGGGGAAGACGGAGACGGCGATGCTCCCCGTCCTCGATTCGATTGTCGAATCCCCCGACGAGGACAGAGCAGGTCTCTCTGCCCTGTACGTCACTCCGCTCCGCGCGCTGAACCGCGACATGCGGGAGCGACTCGACTGGTGGGGCGAGGAGTTGGACATCGAGGTGGACGTTCGGCACGGCGACACCACGCAGTATCAGCGACAAAAGCAGGCAAACGACCCGCCGGACGTGTTGGTGACGACGCCGGAGACGCTACAGGCGATGCTGACGGGCGAAAAGTTGCGGACGGCACTGTCGGACGTGCGCCACGTCGTCGTAGACGAGGTACACGAACTCGCCTCGGCCAAGCGCGGCGCGCAGTTGACCGTCGGTCTCGAACGCCTCCGTGCGCTCGCGGGACCGTTCCAGCGCATCGGACTCTCAGCGACGGTAGGGTCGCCCGAGGAGGTCGGGAAGTTTCTCACTGGCGACCGGTCGTTCGAGATCGTCGAGGTCGATGCGGGGAGCAAGGTGGCGTTCACCGTCGTCCACCCCGACGTGACCCGCGAGGACCAGACGTTAGCCGGGCAGTTGGCGTCTGAAGACGAGATGGCGAGTCACGTTCGGGCGATCCGCGATATCGTGCGCGACCACGAATCGACGCTCGTCTTCGTCAACACCCGGCAGACAGCGGAGGCGCTCGGGTCGCGCTTTAAGCGGTTGAACGAACCGATAGCGGTTCACCACGGGTCGCTCTCGAAGGACGTGCGAATCGACGTCGAAGATCGGTTCAAGACGGGCGAGTTGGACGGTCTCATCTGCACCTCCTCGATGGAACTCGGCATCGACGTTGGTCGAGTGGACCACGTCGTCCAGTACGGCAGTCCGCGTGAGGTATCGCGTCTGCTCCAGCGAGTCGGCCGCGCAGGCCACCGCCGCGACCAGACCTCTCGGGGAACCATCGTCACCTCCTCGGCTGACGACACGCACGAGGCGCTCGCCATCGCGCGGAAGGCCGAAGCGGGAGAGGTCGAACCCGCGCGCATCCACCACGCGAGCCTCGATACGGTGGCGAACCAAATTGTCGGCGTGGTCATGGACTACGGCGAGGTTTCGGCCCGTAAGACGTACGAACTCGTCACCTCGGCGTATCCGTTCTGCGACCTCGAAGCAGCGACGTTCCGCGAAATCGTCCGGGAGTTGTCGGGCAACCGTCTGCTCTGGCTGGACGAGGAGAAAGACGTGTTGGAGAAATCCAGCGGCACGTGGCAGTACTTCTACGCCAACTTGTCGATGATCCCCGACGAAGAGACGTACGACGTGTACGACATGTCTTCTCGTGGGCAGATCGGCACGCTGGACGAACGCTTCGTCGTCAACTTCGCCGAACCCGGTGCGTCGTTCATCCAACGCGGCGAGATGTGGCGCATCAACGATATCGATGACGAAGAGGGCGAGGTACACGTCACACCCATCGAGGACCCCAGCGGCGAGGTGCCGTCGTGGACCGGATCCGAGATACCTGTCCCCGCACACGTTGCGGGAGAGGTGGGCGAGATACGCGAAACGGCCGCCAGACAGTTCGAACTCGGTGGCGAACGGGACGCCGTCGCACGCGACTTCCGCGGCCGCTATCCCACAGACGAACGAACCGTCTCGAAGTCGCTGAAGCCCACGGAGCGACAAGTTGACGCCGAGTTACCAGTACCAACCGCCGACCGACTCGTCATCGAAGGCCAAGGACGGAAAGTCACCCTCAACTCCCCGTACGGCCATCGCGTGAACGAGACACTGGGGCGGATGCTGGCCGCGCTCGTCGGGCAGCGCACGGGATCGTCGATCGGTATCGAGACGGACGCCTATCGCGTGACGTTCGAGGTTCCGCCGAACGCCTCCGTCCACGATTTCACCGAGGTTCTGGAGACGACGGACCCTGATCACGTCGAGGGCGTCCTCGAACTCGCACTGAAACACTCCGAGTCGCTGAAGTTCACGCTTGCACAGGTGGCCGCGAAGTTCGGTGCGCTCAAGCGCTATCAAGGGAACAAACGATTCGGCGGCGACAGACTACTGGCCGCTCTGGAAGACACGCCCATTTACGACGAGGCGGTCCGGGAGGTGTTCCACGTCGATTTGGCTGTTCCCGAGACGACCGAACTGCTTCGGAAGATACAGGACGGCGAAGTGGCCTTGGAGACGGCGCGGGAACGCACCCCCATCGGTATCGACGGCCGGTCTAGCGGCCGTGAACTGCTCGTCCCCGAGAACGCGGATGCGAGCGTGATACAAGCGATTAAAGAGCGAATCCAGAACGACCGGGTCATCCTTCAATGTCTGCACTGCACGGATTGGAAGACGACGCGGAAGGTGCGCCGCGTCCGCGACCAACCTGAGTGCCCTGAGTGCGGTGCGACGCGCGTTGCCTGCTTGAACCCGTGGGACGACGAGACGGTGACAGCCGTGCGCGCGAACGACCCCGACGACGAGCAACGACGACTGAAAAAGCGCGCGTACAAGTCAGCGAGTCTCGTCCAGAGTCACGGCCGCAAGGCCGTCGTCGCCCTCGCCGCGCGCGGTGTCGGCCCGCAGAACGCGGCGCGTATCATCGGGAAACTCCGCGAGGATGAAGACGACTTCTACCGTGACATCCTCGAACAGGAGCGACAGTACGCCCGTACGCAGTCGTTCTGGGACTGA
- a CDS encoding class I SAM-dependent methyltransferase — protein sequence MPDDALGTAMWDYLNGDYDGSCVHHDPRTGERWDANVEEFYFVTYDEWPAETQAFVDSLRTPLVDVGCGAGNHARVVQNRGDVVAFDASPMAVRTARARGVDAFVADMFAPPVADDGFETALVNGTQATLAQSEAERRDFLCELARVTTATGEAWIDSYDPDRADESHGHRRTDEPGIGSRQFRVEYRGRDLVGPLLQFRTFSPETLRDACDGTPWTPTGVTYRGDVGYYKARLRK from the coding sequence ATGCCGGACGACGCACTCGGCACGGCGATGTGGGACTATCTCAACGGCGACTACGACGGGTCGTGCGTCCACCACGATCCCCGGACGGGAGAGAGATGGGACGCGAACGTCGAGGAGTTCTACTTCGTGACGTACGACGAGTGGCCCGCCGAGACGCAAGCGTTCGTCGATAGCCTCCGGACACCCCTCGTAGACGTTGGCTGTGGGGCCGGGAACCACGCTCGTGTCGTACAGAACCGTGGGGACGTTGTCGCGTTCGACGCGAGTCCGATGGCCGTTCGGACGGCCCGCGCCCGCGGGGTGGACGCCTTCGTCGCGGATATGTTCGCCCCGCCCGTCGCCGACGACGGATTCGAGACGGCACTGGTGAATGGAACGCAGGCGACGTTGGCGCAGTCGGAGGCAGAACGCCGCGACTTTCTCTGCGAACTCGCGCGCGTTACCACGGCGACGGGCGAAGCGTGGATAGACTCGTACGACCCCGATCGGGCCGACGAATCCCACGGACACCGACGAACCGACGAACCCGGCATCGGCAGTCGGCAGTTCCGCGTCGAGTACCGCGGACGCGACTTGGTCGGCCCGCTCCTTCAGTTCCGGACGTTCTCTCCCGAAACGCTCCGCGACGCCTGCGACGGGACGCCGTGGACTCCCACGGGCGTTACCTACCGCGGCGACGTGGGGTACTACAAGGCGCGACTGCGGAAGTGA